Proteins co-encoded in one Quercus robur chromosome 8, dhQueRobu3.1, whole genome shotgun sequence genomic window:
- the LOC126696621 gene encoding uncharacterized protein LOC126696621: MPDRFTRPPFNYYDGKTDPVEHVSYYIQMMSLHTHNDALMCKVFPSSLGPTILRWFKGLQKESIRSFSMLIQEFGIRFVTCSRVPQPVDALLSMKMRAGETLHCYASRFWELYNEIGGDNERVAVSTFRMELPEDSGLRELLTKKSTEGMRQLMRRIKEYKRLEDDRLQSKGKAPMMNHPRQTGFRSGLVGFWRFKSQPHKWEK; this comes from the coding sequence ATGCCGGACAGGTTTACTCGTCCACCGTTCAACTACTATGACGGGAAGACTGATCCGGTAGAACACGTCAGCTATTATATTCAGATGATGTCTTTGCATACTCATAACGATGCGCTTATGTGCAAGGTATTTCCTTCGAGTTTGGGACCAACTATTTTGAGGTGGTTTAAAGGGTTACAGAAAGAATCCATACGTAGTTTTTCTATGCTGATTCAGGAATTCGGCATCCGGTTTGTGACGTGCAGCCGAGTACCTCAGCCAGTAGACGCGCTTCTTTCAATGAAAATGAGGGCGGGGGAGACCCTCCATTGTTATGCCAGCCGGTTTTGGGAGCTATACAATGAGATAGGCGGGGATAACGAAAGGGTTGCAGTAAGCACATTTAGGATGGAGTTGCCCGAGGATTCCGGGCTACGAGAGTTGTTAACCAAGAAGTCTACCGAAGGCATGCGACAGCTTATGAGACGCATCAAGGAATACAAACGATTAGAAGATGACCGGTTGCAGAGCAAAGGTAAAGCGCCGATGATGAATCATCCCCGACAGACAGGTTTCCGTTCAGGCCTCGTGGGGTTCTGGCGATTCAAGAGCCAGCCACACAAATGGGAGAAGTGA
- the LOC126696622 gene encoding uncharacterized protein LOC126696622: MLAALNRFISKFSGRCRPFYQLLKKWKGFQWDDEYEKAFQNLKEYLVRASMLSAPKPGEELFMYLLVSEHAISAMLLRDRGVQQPVYYIRKTLVNAETRYLPLEKLVLALVHAIRKLPQYFQAHTVYVLTKHPLQSLLKRFDLTGRIAKWGTQLGAFDVRYKPRSAVKGQVLADFVAEFSPKGEMVCQLERRPWKVHVDGASSVKGVGARIVIITPEGILLEHSFRLEFNTSNNEAEYEALLAGLRAISRLEARDVEVYSDARLIVNQVQGSFETRDPRMKAYLDLVKQVIDSFCTVKVIQVSRAQNRHADSLTTLASSIANDSPRLIKVELVPNPSIKVAGNEGTARVEVAAVTTLRPSWMDPIINFLADDRIPDDEKEANKVRRMAARYWLSGDRKLYRR; this comes from the coding sequence ATGCTGGCCGCTCTTAACCGGTTCATCTCAAAATTTTCAGGTCGCTGCCGTCCATTTTATCAActtttgaagaagtggaagggatttcaGTGGGATGATGAATACGAAAAGGCTTTCCAAAACCTTAAGGAGTACTTAGTGCGAGCATCGATGTTGAGTGCACCAAAGCCCGGAGAGGAATTGTTCATGTACCTCTTGGTATCCGAGCATGCTATAAGTGCTATGCTTTTAAGGGACCGAGGAGTACAACAGCCCGTGTATTATATTAGAAAGACTTTAGTCAACGCCGAGACCAGGTATTTGCCCTTGGAGAAATTGGTGCTGGCCTTAGTGCATGCCATCAGGAAATTGCCTCAGTACTTTCAAGCTCATACCGTATATGTGTTGACCAAACATCCCCTACAGTCATTGTTGAAGAGATTTGATCTCACGGGGCGaatagctaaatgggggacACAGCTTGGGGCATTTGATGTGAGGTATAAGCCGAGAAGTGCAGTAAAGGGGCAAGTATTAGCTGATTTTGTAGCAGAATTCTCTCCTAAAGGGGAGATGGTCTGTCAGTTGGAACGCCGCCCGTGGAAGGTACATGTGGATGGGGCTTCCAGCGTCAAAGGGGTCGGAGCCAGGATAGTCATAATTACCCCGGAGGGAATTCTCTTGGAACATTCGTTCAGGTTGGAATTTAACACCTCCAACAATGAGGCAGAGTATGAAGCTTTGCTTGCCGGATTGAGGGCAATTTCAAGGTTAGAAGCCCGGGATGTAGAAGTTTACTCGGATGCAAGGCTCATAGTCAACCAGGTGCAGGGGAGTTTTGAGACTCGAGATCCTCGGATGAAAGCATACTTAGACTTGGTGAAGCAGGTCATAGACAGCTTTTGTACGGTGAAGGTGATTCAAGTGTCCCGGGCACAGAACAGACATGCCGACTCTCTCACCACTCTAGCATCGTCAATTGCCAATGATAGTCCCCGACTTATCAAAGTGGAACTCGTCCCCAATCCCAGCATCAAGGTGGCAGGAAATGAGGGCACTGCGAGAGTCGAAGTCGCGGCAGTCACAACACTTAGgccgagctggatggatcccatcaTAAATTTCTTAGCCGATGACCGAATTCCGGACGATGAGAAGGAGGCCAATAAGGTCCGTAGGATGGCTGCACGGTATTGGTTGTCCGGAGACCGAAAATTGTATCGTAGGTAG